In a single window of the Fusarium falciforme chromosome 3, complete sequence genome:
- a CDS encoding Protein YAE1, with protein MVDDAYIGRPQEEVQVEPEASNDALDDVFGSGPSSPTGEHHHDDSVSHPSDINRLQTEHTTAGYREGITVSKEKSLQEGFDEGFSLGATVGLKAGQLLGVLEGIAEAARTPETTELLRQAREDLSVKGIFKADYWAEDGNWKYEVKADGDDVVFADVADAHPLIKKWTTAVDEQVALWRIDRGVLDDETGERLEGVMDEPLVSAAAPATKKPLDWEQERTEVKSRSRLETRLSKAVEASHRRAGTLRITCWDHRFLVEFRMTE; from the exons ATGGTCGACGACGCTTACATCGGCCGTCCTCAGGAGGAGGTTCAGGTTGAGCCTGAAGCCTCCAATGATGCTCTCGATGACGTCTTTGGGTCGGGCCCCTCATCGCCGACGGGAGAGCATCACCATGATGACTCGGTTTCTCACCCATCCGACATCAACCGTTTGCAAACGGAGCACACGACAGCAGGCTACCGAGAAGGAATCACTGTCTCAAAGGAAAAGAGTCTACAGGAGGGCTTTGACGAAGGCTTCAGCCTAGGCGCGACTGTGGGACTCAAGGCCGGCCAACTCCTCGGCGTACTAGAAGGCATCGCCGAAGCAGCACGCACGCCTGAAACCACCGAGCTCCTCCGCCAAGCGCGCGAAGACCTGAGCGTAAAGGGCATCTTCAAAGCGGACTACTGGGCCGAGGACGGTAACTGGAAGTACGAAGTCAAGGCCGATGGCGACGACGTTGTGTTTGCGGACGTGGCCGACGCGCACCCGCTGATCAAAAAGTGGACGACTGCCGTGGACGAGCAGGTGGCGCTGTGGAGGATCGACAGGGGCGTCTTGGACGATGAGACGGGGGAGAGGCTTGAGGGTGTCATGGATGAGCCGCTTGTCTCGGCTGCTGCGCCGGCGACTAAGAAGCCGCTTGATTG GGAGCAAGAGAGGACAGAGGTGAAGAGTAGGAGTAGATTGG AGACTAGACTGTCAAAGGCGGTTGAAGCATCCCACAGACGAGCCGGAACACTCAGGATTACGTGCTGGGATCATCGTTTCTTGGTCGAATTTCGGATGACTGAATAG
- a CDS encoding DFP domain-containing protein: MAAPASSTAEALAAEDVYFSQNPPPRNLAAHTALAAGFISSHAAAGHRVVLVTSGGTTVPLERQTVRYIDNFSAGTRGATSAEYFLEAGYAVIFLHREFSLLPYSRHYSHATDCFLDFLAEDGEGRIGVRSEVEDKMRGVLRKYRKARDGNMLLTLPFVTIVDYLHELREIARLMGPLGPSGLLYLAAAVSDFFVPPDRMSEHKIQSTNAVDERKPDDEETFDNFDSSPSVPRSKRLVVDLDPVPKFLKNLVDGWAPEGMIVSFKLETDPALLVRKARYSLDRYQHHLVIGNLLSTRKWEVVFVSPGREDRWVRVPREGGWGEAELRPLKAEELPREDPGVEVEKLIIPAVKELHDQHIKGFTK; the protein is encoded by the coding sequence ATGGCCGCTCCCGCTTCATCTACCGCCgaggccctcgccgccgaggacgTTTACTTCTCTCAGAACCCGCCCCCGCGCAACCTCGCGGCTCACACTGCCCTCGCGGCCGGCTTCATCTCATCCCACGCCGCGGCCGGCCACcgcgtcgtcctcgtcacctCTGGAGGCACCACCGTCCCGCTCGAGCGCCAGACGGTCCGCTACATTGACAACTTCAGCGCCGGAACCCGCGGCGCCACCAGCGCAGAGTACTTTCTCGAGGCCGGGTACGCTGTGATTTTCCTGCACCGAGAGTTTAGTCTCTTGCCTTACTCGAGGCATTATTCCCATGCTACCGATTGCTTTCTTGACTTTCTAGCCGAGGATGGTGAGGGGCGGATTGGTGTCCGGTCCGAGGTTGAGGACAAGATGAGAGGTGTTTTGAGAAAGTACCGAAAGGCTAGGGACGGCAACATGCTCCTGACACTTCCCTTTGTCACAATCGTCGATTATCTGCACGAGCTGCGTGAGATTGCCCGTCTCATGGGGCCTCTGGGCCCTTCTGGACTCTTGTACCTCGCAGCCGCTGTTTCCGACTTTTTCGTGCCCCCGGACCGTATGTCGGAGCACAAGATCCAGTCGACCAACGCTGTGGATGAGAGGAAAcctgacgacgaggagacgTTTGACAATTTTGATTCATCGCCCTCAGTCCCTCGTTCCAAGCGCCTTGTCGTCGATCTCGACCCCGTGCccaagttcctcaagaaCCTGGTCGACGGCTGGGCACCTGAGGGCATGATTGTGTCTTTCAAGCTCGAGACGGACCCTGCTCTTTTGGTGCGCAAGGCCCGATACAGCTTGGACAGGTACCAGCACCACCTCGTCATCGGCAACCTGCTCTCTACACGCAAGTGGGAGGTCGTCTTTGTGAGTCCCGGCCGCGAAGACCGCTGGGTGCGTGTGCCTCGGGAGGGCGGCTGGGGCGAGGCCGAACTGCGACCTCTaaaggccgaggagctgcCCCGCGAAGATCCCGGCGTCGAGGTTGAAAAGCTGATCATCCCTGCTGTGAAAGAGTTGCATGATCAGCACATCAAGGGGTTCACCAAGTGA
- a CDS encoding Zn(2)-C6 fungal-type domain-containing protein: MPACHGCRVRKVKCDDGQPCSPCRQFDVQCVRSTGPRKRKNPQRGRLVAQIRGENPMPSSPTSSVSPSSTAVQPPTLGHDWAGSGSSPGSHSGPASEVYTPGFFTALLPEFEKVVYPFSPAVTPEDMVAAISMMHSSPEDAALVYAYGAVTTFLSQTADHTHGSVAAQINDLIYHGLEAHHRAGLGTHVTGRLDEFLPVSIKRIMTCIYLEIATMGLSRLDRSFNFIREAISMVQTLEMHQRDMRDSSQLPYDPVRFHQVYWEAYIHERFLGISGYPCILPPLRTGLSTADSCTPEHIRAGFNCLIDLFLILDETFLSYWQSQRGAIGGLTVQWIESKQVQLDQAEMNAATAEAKLSGSGQPGFTELQRADLFITRLWLRTLLWQLALSQGLLRSGPSDMTHEGLSLQFPASRLSIQLRNLVSRLNSIVSIATQGSGIMQKLFEIASTIADVLALPASSHDESEGGFKSHVKDFLYVVNFLLNLDGMRENQREYLREKYRMLQPLHERDEVGGVLPPVEETGRLC; the protein is encoded by the coding sequence ATGCCCGCGTGTCATGGGTGTCGAGTGCGCAAGGTCAAATGTGACGACGGGCAGCCCTGCTCCCCCTGCCGGCAGTTCGACGTCCAGTGCGTTAGGTCCACGGGGCCGAGGAAGCGCAAGAATCCGCAGCGAGGCCGCCTGGTGGCTCAGATCAGGGGGGAGAATCCCATGCCGTCCTCGCCGACCTCCTCCGTGTCCCCATCTTCCACGGCCGTCCAGCCGCCGACCTTGGGCCATGATTGGGCCGGAAGTGGCAGCAGTCCCGGGTCGCATTCGGGCCCGGCGTCGGAGGTCTACACGCCGGGCTTCTTCACCGCCCTACTACCAGAGTTTGAGAAGGTGGTCTACCCTTTCAGCCCCGCTGTCACTCCCGAGGACATGGTCGCCGCCATTTCTATGATGCACAGTAGCCCTGAGGACGCCGCCTTGGTCTACGCCTATGGAGCTGTGACAACGTTTCTGTCTCAAACGGCAGACCACACGCATGGGAGCGTGGCGGCGCAAATAAACGACCTCATCTATCATGGCTTGGAGGCACATCACCGAGCCGGGCTGGGCACACATGTCACTGGGCGCTTAGATGAATTCTTACCTGTGAGTATCAAGCGCATCATGACATGCATCTACCTCGAGATCGCCACCATGGGCCTCAGCCGTCTCGACCGCAGCTTCAACTTTATCCGCGAGGCCATCTCAATGGTCCAGACACTGGAGATGCACCAGCGGGACATGCGGGACTCAAGTCAGCTGCCTTACGACCCGGTGCGCTTTCATCAAGTCTACTGGGAGGCTTATATCCATGAACGATTCCTCGGCATCTCTGGATACCCATGCATTCTCCCTCCACTCCGGACAGGTCTTTCGACAGCAGACAGTTGCACGCCGGAACACATCCGAGCCGGCTTCAATTGCTTGATAGACCTCTTTTTGATACTGGACGAGACGTTCCTCTCGTATTGGCAATCGCAACGAGGGGCGATAGGTGGACTGACGGTGCAATGGATCGAGAGCAAGCAGGTTCAGCTTGACCAAGCTGAGATGAACGCAGCAACCGCCGAGGCGAAGCTGAGCGGTTCTGGGCAGCCTGGCTTCACCGAGCTACAACGGGCAGACCTGTTCATCACCAGACTCTGGTTACGGACTTTACTCTGGCAACTTGCCCTCTCGCAGGGGCTACTCCGGTCAGGGCCGTCAGATATGACCCATGAAGGGCTATCGTTGCAATTCCCGGCGTCACGGCTGTCGATCCAACTTCGCAACCTGGTCAGCCGGCTAAATAGCATCGTAAGTATAGCGACGCAGGGCAGCGGCATCATGCAGAAGCTCTTCGAGATTGCGAGCACCATCGCAGACGTGCTTGCGCTGCCGGCGTCTTCTCACGACGAGTCAGAGGGCGGGTTCAAGTCACACGTCAAAGACTTTCTCTACGTGGTGAATTTTCTGCTCAACCTTGATGGGATGCGGGAGAATCAGAGGGAGTACCTCCGAGAAAAGTATCGCATGCTGCAGCCATTGCATGAGAGGGATGAGGTGGGTGGTGTGCTGCCTCCTGTGGAGGAGACGGGGAGGCTATGTTGA